In the Kineococcus rhizosphaerae genome, one interval contains:
- a CDS encoding DMT family transporter: MRHVLPRPIRPTRQEAALVAVTAVWGGTFLTVKHGLSVAGPMSFVALRFGAAALLLALVSGRALKGVTRRELLVGAAVGVALFGGYGLQTAGLRTIPSATSAFLTALYVPLVPVLQWLLLRRRPSAGNWVAVGLALTGLVLLTGLGLDGLTVGTGELLTLAGAVASAAEILLIGRFAAAVDARRVTVVQLATCAALAGLTRPLVAEPVPGFSWTLAVVVAAMAVSTAVIQSTMNWAQRSVSPTRATVIYAGEPVWAGLVGRVAGERLGPAAVVGGGLVVLAALVSELRFRRSPEPLQLPAPRPAAADGPRAQAVAGEESDPEDAVPGGGPVPGGGDRWGDADALH; encoded by the coding sequence GTGCGACACGTCCTGCCCCGCCCGATCCGGCCCACCCGTCAGGAGGCGGCCCTGGTCGCCGTCACCGCCGTGTGGGGCGGCACCTTCCTCACCGTCAAGCACGGTCTGTCCGTGGCCGGCCCGATGTCGTTCGTGGCGCTGCGGTTCGGGGCCGCGGCCCTGCTCCTCGCCCTCGTCTCCGGGCGGGCGCTGAAGGGCGTGACGCGCCGCGAACTCCTCGTGGGGGCCGCGGTCGGCGTCGCGCTGTTCGGCGGGTACGGGCTGCAGACCGCCGGTCTGCGGACGATCCCCAGCGCGACGTCCGCGTTCCTGACGGCCCTGTACGTCCCGCTGGTCCCGGTCCTGCAGTGGCTCCTCCTGCGGCGCCGGCCGAGCGCCGGGAACTGGGTCGCCGTGGGGCTGGCCCTGACCGGGCTCGTCCTGCTGACGGGTCTCGGCCTCGACGGGCTGACGGTGGGCACCGGTGAACTCCTGACCCTGGCGGGCGCCGTCGCCAGCGCCGCCGAGATCCTGCTCATCGGGCGGTTCGCGGCGGCGGTGGACGCCCGGCGCGTCACGGTGGTGCAGCTCGCGACGTGCGCGGCGCTCGCGGGGCTCACCCGGCCGCTCGTGGCCGAACCCGTCCCGGGGTTCTCGTGGACGCTGGCGGTCGTCGTGGCGGCCATGGCCGTCTCGACCGCCGTCATCCAGAGCACGATGAACTGGGCGCAGCGGTCGGTGTCCCCGACCCGCGCGACCGTCATCTACGCCGGCGAACCGGTGTGGGCGGGGCTCGTCGGGCGCGTCGCGGGAGAACGCCTCGGACCGGCCGCCGTCGTCGGGGGTGGGCTCGTCGTGCTCGCCGCGCTGGTCTCCGAGCTGAGGTTCCGGCGCTCACCCGAGCCACTGCAGCTGCCGGCCCCGCGACCAGCAGCGGCCGACGGCCCACGAGCGCAGGCTGTCGCGGGTGAGGAGAGTGATCCCGAGGACGCTGTGCCCGGAGGCGGGCCGGTCCCCGGAGGTGGGGACCGCTGGGGCGACGCCGACGCCCTCCACTGA